The genome window tcttcactgcctgtttgcttgttcaCCATTAcaggactttaataaacagaatggcccaccaatttctAGTGCCACAGTTCTTTAACCATCTGCCTGAAGCCATTGGGAATCTGTATGGCCatggtggcagccactggccttacaaatgACTAGTCCTCTATCCCATTACTCAAGGATGGCATCAGCTCTATACAAATGTGATCCGAATCCTGCCAGCTGTGCCAAATGTATGGCTggtgccatggccatgcaggttcacattggattctggcagatggtaaaagaactgtggatcCAGAAAATAGTGGgtcatttcatttattagagtctcgcattGGCGGACAAGCAAGCAGACAGAGAAAACTgtttccccccccctctctctctggactctccAGCCAAAAACAAGCCGGGAGGGACCCCTTTCTGGGCAAACAATGGCCTCTCCCAAACatgcaggcaatctgcaatttgcaatctaccACCCTGAGAGCAATCACCCACAGAATTATATACACTATACATATATGTTGCTGGCCCATGcttatgcaccaatcaggcaaaatacaagtAAGCAAGCATAACACACTTTTTACACACTTGGTTTGCCCAACAGGGATGGAACATAAAACATGAGTATAGCACACAGATGAGAGCCACAAGGGCTGAGAGCCTTGTGCTGGGCATCCTTGGAAGGTAAACCAAACACTGTTTGTAGAATCAGTGAGTAAGACACAGTGATGAGGATTATGTCCAAGATGACCATGACAATGGGCACTGAGAAACCATCCAGATATTAATGGTGATGTCAGCACAGGCTAAGCAGGCTACTTTGATATGCTCATAGTAGGAATGAGGAATGATGTTGGTCCAGCCGAAGGGCAATGCTTCTCAAGAAAACCACTGGGAAGATGATGCAGAAGCTTTGGGAGACAATGGCCAGAGCAATTGTTCTTACAACTGGCCATGTTAGCACTGTTGAATAATGCAAAGGAGCACAGGCAGCCACAGAGTGGTCAAAGGCCATAGCTAATAGGATGCTCCCCCCAAAAATatcataaagacaaagaaaatttgGGTGACACAGGCATCAAAAGTAATGTCACGGTCATGGAGCCAAAAGATGGCTAGGGCCTTGGGTACAGTAGTGGTGGATagcaagatttttgttttgttttgttttgtttgtatttttccgaagtgataAGTGGAGGCAGAcatagactcctgtatgtgcccgaacagattccaaccagcatgcccaccagggggtgatgctcggctcATCCAGGGTATCGctgtgctgcaaccagagccattctagcacctgaggtgggggccattgagccattctcagtgcctgggccaactttgctccaatggaaccttggctgagggaggggaaaagagagatagagagaaaagacagggagaggggtagagaagcagatgggcacttctcctgtgtgccctggccaggaatcaaaactggaacttccacacgttgggccaacgctctaccgctgagccaacctgccaggagcAGGATGTT of Saccopteryx bilineata isolate mSacBil1 chromosome 1, mSacBil1_pri_phased_curated, whole genome shotgun sequence contains these proteins:
- the OR52B2 gene encoding LOW QUALITY PROTEIN: olfactory receptor 52B2 (The sequence of the model RefSeq protein was modified relative to this genomic sequence to represent the inferred CDS: inserted 4 bases in 3 codons; substituted 1 base at 1 genomic stop codon) produces the protein MIHTNLTIFHPEVFVLLGIPGLEAYDYWLYIPLCLMYFTEVLGNSILIVVIIKTVNLHEPMFFFLSMLAKTKILLSTTTVPKALAIFWLHDRDITFDACVTQIFFVFMIFLGXSILLAMAFDHSVAACAPLHYSTVLTWPVVRTIALAIVSQSFCIIFPVVFLXEALPFGWTNIIPHSYYEHIKVACLACADITINIWXGFSVPIVMVILDIILITVSYSLILQTVFGLPSKDAQHKALSPCGSHLCAILMFYVPSLFYLLTHHFGHNIPXYVHIMLANLDVVMPPVLNPIVYGVRSKQVQEDVVYHQFFDIKAWCCASSLG